One region of Vibrio pelagius genomic DNA includes:
- the glyA gene encoding serine hydroxymethyltransferase: MLKRDMNIADYDADLFAAIQEETLRQEEHIELIASENYTSPRVMEAQGSQLTNKYAEGYPGKRYYGGCEYVDKVETLAIERACELFGAEYANVQPHSGSQANNAVYMALLNAGDTVLGMSLAHGGHLTHGSPVNFSGKLYNIIPYGIDEAGQIDYEEMEKLAIENKPKMIIGGFSAYSQICDWKRMREIADKVGAYLFVDMAHVAGLIAAGVYPNPVPHAHVVTTTTHKTLAGPRGGLILSNEGEDLYKKLNSAVFPGGQGGPLMHVIAGKAVAFKEALEPEFKEYQARVVANAKAMVAEFIARGYNIVSGSTENHLFLVDLIDKDITGKEADAALGAANITVNKNSVPNDPRSPFVTSGIRIGSPSITRRGFTEADAKELAGWICDILDNMGDESVIEATKAKVLEICKRLPVYA; this comes from the coding sequence ATGCTTAAGCGTGACATGAACATCGCTGATTACGATGCGGATCTATTCGCAGCTATCCAAGAAGAAACTCTTCGCCAGGAAGAACACATCGAACTAATCGCTTCAGAAAACTACACAAGCCCACGTGTAATGGAAGCTCAAGGTTCTCAGCTAACAAACAAATACGCTGAAGGCTACCCAGGCAAGCGTTACTACGGTGGTTGTGAGTACGTAGATAAAGTTGAAACTCTAGCGATCGAGCGCGCATGTGAGCTTTTTGGTGCTGAGTACGCGAACGTACAGCCTCACTCAGGTTCTCAAGCGAATAACGCTGTATACATGGCGCTACTGAACGCAGGCGACACTGTTCTAGGTATGAGCCTAGCGCACGGTGGTCACCTAACTCACGGTTCTCCAGTAAACTTCTCTGGTAAGCTTTACAACATCATCCCTTACGGTATCGACGAAGCAGGTCAAATCGATTACGAAGAGATGGAAAAGCTAGCTATCGAGAACAAGCCTAAGATGATCATCGGTGGTTTCTCTGCTTACTCTCAAATCTGTGACTGGAAACGCATGCGTGAAATCGCGGACAAAGTCGGTGCTTACCTATTCGTAGATATGGCGCACGTAGCAGGTCTAATCGCGGCAGGCGTTTACCCGAACCCAGTACCACACGCGCACGTTGTGACAACAACAACGCACAAAACGCTAGCAGGTCCACGTGGTGGTCTTATCCTTTCTAACGAAGGCGAAGATCTATACAAGAAGCTGAACTCAGCAGTATTCCCAGGCGGCCAAGGTGGTCCTCTAATGCACGTTATCGCTGGTAAAGCAGTAGCGTTTAAAGAAGCTCTAGAGCCAGAGTTTAAAGAGTACCAAGCACGCGTAGTTGCCAACGCAAAAGCAATGGTTGCAGAGTTTATCGCTCGTGGTTACAACATCGTTTCAGGTTCAACAGAGAACCACCTGTTCCTAGTCGACCTAATCGACAAAGACATCACGGGTAAAGAAGCCGATGCAGCACTCGGTGCAGCAAACATCACAGTAAACAAGAACTCAGTACCAAACGATCCACGCAGCCCGTTTGTAACGTCAGGTATCCGTATCGGTTCTCCTTCTATTACTCGTCGCGGTTTCACAGAAGCAGACGCAAAAGAGCTAGCAGGTTGGATCTGT
- a CDS encoding YitT family protein has protein sequence MEKHSRKEDWVAILTGTFLVAQGVFFLQSAQLLTGGTTGLALLLSQFLPITFGVLYFIANCPFYVLAWRRFGRNFAISSAFSGALVSVFADHLYLVISLDAYNEIYCAIAGGLLMGLGMLILFRHHSSLGGFNVLCLYIQDRYGISVGKTQMAIDVCILFASFFFVSPWIIAVSVLGTAVLNVVLAMNHKPTRYSVSYSS, from the coding sequence ATGGAAAAACACTCACGTAAAGAAGATTGGGTTGCCATTCTTACAGGAACCTTCTTAGTCGCACAAGGCGTCTTCTTTTTACAGTCTGCTCAACTACTTACTGGCGGGACCACGGGCTTGGCTCTACTATTGAGTCAATTTCTACCTATCACCTTCGGTGTACTTTACTTTATCGCAAACTGTCCATTCTATGTATTGGCGTGGAGACGTTTTGGGCGTAATTTTGCCATTAGCAGTGCTTTTTCCGGTGCTTTAGTGTCTGTTTTTGCAGATCATCTGTATTTAGTCATCTCGCTTGATGCCTACAATGAGATTTATTGTGCGATCGCTGGCGGCTTGCTCATGGGGCTTGGCATGTTGATTCTATTTCGCCATCACTCCAGTTTGGGGGGCTTCAATGTTTTGTGCCTCTACATCCAAGACCGCTATGGTATTTCAGTGGGTAAAACTCAAATGGCGATTGATGTCTGTATCCTATTTGCGTCGTTCTTCTTTGTATCACCTTGGATTATCGCCGTTTCAGTACTTGGGACTGCGGTATTGAACGTTGTGCTCGCTATGAACCACAAACCGACACGATACTCGGTTAGCTACAGCTCATAA
- the treC gene encoding alpha,alpha-phosphotrehalase yields the protein MTNQNRDAMWWKTATIYQIYPKSFCDSGAKGTGDIQGVISKLDYLKTLGVDAIWLTPVYQSPMVDNGYDISDYYAINPEFGTMADFDQLLVEAHQRGIRIIMDIVVNHTSTHHAWFQSALGDKESQYRDYYIWRDPVDGKAPTNWQSKFGGNAWELDEATGQYYLHLFAKEQADLNWENPKVRGEVKQIISYWAEKGVDGFRLDVINLISKQQDFPNDEIGDGRRFYTDGPRVHEYLQEISEAVFQKYGSVTVGEMSSTTLEHCQQYSSLDNKELSMVFNFHHLKVDYPNGEKWTKAPFDFLQLKSIFNHWQSGLNGKGWGALFWCNHDQPRVVSRLGDDQNYRVESAKMLAASVHMMQGTPYIYQGEEIGMTNPSYQDIAQYRDVESTNIYQLMVNEQGVSHQDMMAILAQKSRDNSRTPMQWDASDYAGFSKAEPWLEVASNYREVNAKQAVEDADSVFYFYKKLIELRKQVPVITDGDYQDLLPEHPSVFAYSRESERQALLCINNYYGEETECALPERFEMTNAKCLLSNYQETDDSVTSHHQVLRPYETRILLIDNQA from the coding sequence ATGACCAATCAGAATCGTGATGCGATGTGGTGGAAGACCGCAACCATCTATCAAATTTATCCGAAGAGTTTTTGTGATAGTGGCGCCAAAGGAACTGGTGACATTCAAGGAGTGATATCCAAACTAGATTACTTAAAAACACTGGGTGTAGACGCCATTTGGTTAACACCAGTGTATCAATCACCGATGGTGGATAATGGCTACGATATTTCTGATTACTACGCGATAAACCCAGAGTTCGGCACTATGGCGGACTTTGACCAATTGTTGGTAGAGGCTCACCAACGTGGTATTCGCATCATCATGGATATTGTTGTTAACCATACCTCGACTCACCACGCTTGGTTCCAATCGGCTTTGGGCGATAAAGAGAGCCAATATCGTGACTATTACATTTGGAGAGATCCGGTTGATGGTAAGGCACCAACCAACTGGCAATCCAAATTTGGTGGCAATGCTTGGGAGCTAGATGAAGCAACTGGTCAATACTACTTGCACCTATTTGCAAAAGAACAAGCCGACCTTAATTGGGAAAACCCTAAGGTTCGTGGTGAAGTTAAACAGATCATCAGTTACTGGGCGGAGAAAGGCGTCGATGGATTCCGTTTAGATGTTATTAACCTGATTTCTAAGCAGCAAGATTTCCCTAACGATGAGATTGGCGATGGTCGCCGTTTCTACACAGATGGCCCACGAGTTCACGAATACTTACAAGAGATCAGCGAAGCGGTTTTCCAAAAGTACGGCAGCGTAACGGTTGGTGAGATGTCATCGACCACCCTTGAGCACTGTCAGCAATACTCGAGCCTAGATAATAAAGAGCTATCAATGGTGTTCAATTTTCACCATTTGAAAGTGGATTATCCGAATGGTGAAAAGTGGACCAAAGCGCCGTTTGACTTCTTACAGCTGAAGTCGATCTTTAACCACTGGCAGAGTGGACTCAACGGTAAAGGTTGGGGCGCACTTTTCTGGTGTAATCATGACCAACCTCGTGTGGTGAGCCGTTTGGGTGACGATCAAAACTACCGCGTTGAGTCTGCGAAGATGTTGGCGGCGTCAGTACATATGATGCAAGGCACGCCATACATCTATCAAGGCGAAGAGATTGGCATGACGAATCCGAGCTACCAAGATATTGCCCAGTATCGTGATGTAGAGAGCACCAACATCTACCAACTAATGGTTAACGAGCAAGGCGTTTCACACCAAGATATGATGGCAATTCTGGCGCAGAAATCGCGTGATAACTCTCGTACACCAATGCAGTGGGATGCTTCTGATTATGCTGGTTTCTCAAAGGCTGAGCCTTGGCTAGAAGTGGCCAGTAACTACCGTGAAGTGAATGCAAAACAAGCGGTTGAAGATGCTGATTCCGTGTTCTATTTCTACAAAAAATTGATTGAGTTACGCAAACAAGTGCCAGTGATCACTGATGGTGATTATCAAGACTTGCTACCCGAGCATCCATCGGTATTTGCGTATTCTCGCGAGAGCGAAAGGCAAGCTCTGTTGTGTATAAATAACTATTATGGTGAAGAGACGGAGTGTGCTTTACCTGAGCGTTTTGAGATGACGAATGCCAAGTGCTTGCTTTCTAACTACCAAGAGACAGACGACTCAGTAACATCGCATCATCAAGTACTGCGCCCATATGAGACGCGTATTTTGTTGATTGATAACCAAGCCTAA
- the treB gene encoding PTS trehalose transporter subunit IIBC, translating into MGKMAKQDITRLIELVGGSDNIASVSHCLTRLRFVLNDTDKADKTELEKLSLVKGCFTNAGQFQVVVGTEVDEVYKLLIEQTGKQESSKDEAKLAARQNMNVLERGISHLAEIFVPLLPAIITGGLILGFRNVIGDIRMFDGKTLVELSQFWATVHSFLWLIGEAIFFFLPVGVCWSTVKKLGGTPILGITLGVTLVSPQLMNAYMIGKAVPEVWNFGLFVIEKVGYQAQVIPAMLAGVALAFIETNLKRIVPAYLYLVVVPFVSIILSVILAHAFIGPFGRVLGDGVAFAAKAAMTGDFAILGSTIFGFLYAPLVITGIHHTTNAVDLQLMQELGGTPIWPLIALSNVAQASAVVGIIILSKREGERDISVPAAISAYLGVTEPAMYGINLKYKFPMLSAMLGSAAAAAICGGAGVMANGIGVGGLPGILSIQPQYWTVYLLALAVAIAVPIILTLFFYKRAQAKGELTAASA; encoded by the coding sequence ATGGGTAAGATGGCGAAGCAAGACATTACGCGTCTTATTGAGTTAGTGGGTGGAAGTGACAATATAGCGAGTGTTAGTCACTGCTTAACTCGTTTACGTTTCGTATTGAATGACACAGACAAAGCGGACAAAACTGAGTTAGAGAAACTGAGCTTAGTAAAGGGGTGTTTTACCAACGCGGGTCAATTTCAAGTCGTGGTTGGTACTGAGGTCGATGAGGTCTACAAGTTACTGATTGAACAGACTGGCAAACAAGAGTCGTCGAAAGATGAGGCCAAGTTGGCTGCTCGTCAAAACATGAATGTGTTAGAGCGCGGTATTTCACACCTTGCCGAAATTTTTGTACCGCTGCTGCCTGCCATTATTACTGGTGGTCTTATTCTTGGCTTTCGTAATGTCATCGGCGACATTCGTATGTTCGATGGTAAGACTCTGGTTGAGCTCAGCCAGTTTTGGGCTACGGTCCACTCTTTCCTATGGTTGATTGGTGAAGCTATCTTCTTCTTCCTCCCGGTTGGGGTGTGTTGGTCTACAGTGAAGAAACTGGGCGGAACACCGATCTTGGGTATCACGCTTGGTGTCACCTTGGTTTCACCACAACTGATGAACGCCTACATGATAGGTAAAGCCGTGCCTGAGGTATGGAACTTCGGCCTGTTTGTCATTGAAAAAGTGGGCTACCAAGCGCAAGTGATTCCAGCCATGTTAGCCGGCGTTGCTTTGGCCTTCATAGAAACCAACCTCAAGCGTATTGTTCCGGCTTACCTATATCTTGTGGTTGTGCCATTCGTCTCTATCATTTTGTCTGTGATTTTGGCGCATGCTTTCATCGGTCCATTTGGTCGAGTGCTTGGCGATGGTGTTGCCTTTGCTGCGAAAGCGGCTATGACGGGTGACTTCGCGATTCTAGGTTCCACAATCTTTGGCTTCCTATACGCGCCACTTGTGATTACCGGTATTCACCACACAACCAACGCCGTTGATTTGCAATTAATGCAAGAGCTTGGCGGCACACCCATCTGGCCGCTCATTGCTCTCTCAAATGTGGCTCAAGCATCTGCCGTTGTCGGCATCATTATTTTAAGCAAGCGCGAAGGTGAACGTGATATTTCTGTGCCTGCAGCGATCTCAGCTTACTTGGGTGTAACAGAGCCTGCGATGTATGGCATTAACTTGAAATACAAGTTCCCAATGCTGAGCGCAATGTTAGGCAGTGCTGCTGCGGCTGCAATTTGTGGTGGTGCCGGGGTGATGGCAAATGGTATCGGTGTTGGTGGCTTGCCAGGCATTCTATCGATTCAGCCGCAATACTGGACGGTTTATCTGTTGGCATTGGCGGTGGCGATTGCAGTTCCAATCATCTTAACACTGTTCTTCTACAAGCGAGCACAGGCTAAGGGTGAGTTAACAGCGGCAAGCGCTTAA
- the treR gene encoding trehalose operon repressor TreR, whose translation MQKKLTILDIAKLSGVGKSTVSRVLTNDPKVKPETRERVERVIQESGYTPSKSAQSMRGGSQKVVGVIISRLDSPSENKAVSTMLEELYRAGYDVVIMESLFDREKANEHLQVLKQRNVDGIIVFGFTDCDIEAIESWEHRAVVIALDTENVTSINYDNQQVIGSALAYLQEQGLSEIGFIGVDPSDKSTGELRLNAYLNWCSDNNIKPNYQTGALHHESAYQLVDLVLRSTTQAIACASDTLALGVIKRLQELQREDVMVTGVGGSDLLSFLFPRVFSIDPGYQSAGTLAAKLLISQLLGQTPISHHTQKPIV comes from the coding sequence ATGCAAAAAAAACTCACTATTCTTGATATCGCAAAGCTCTCAGGTGTTGGAAAATCAACGGTTTCCCGTGTTCTCACTAATGATCCTAAAGTGAAGCCAGAAACACGTGAAAGAGTAGAAAGAGTGATTCAGGAGTCGGGTTACACTCCCTCTAAATCAGCGCAATCGATGCGTGGCGGCAGCCAAAAAGTGGTTGGTGTGATCATCTCTCGTCTGGATTCTCCGTCTGAGAACAAAGCCGTAAGTACGATGCTCGAAGAGCTGTATCGCGCTGGTTATGATGTGGTGATCATGGAGAGTCTGTTCGATCGTGAGAAAGCCAATGAGCATCTTCAAGTTCTTAAGCAGCGTAATGTTGATGGCATTATTGTATTTGGCTTTACCGATTGTGATATCGAAGCCATCGAATCGTGGGAACACCGCGCAGTTGTGATTGCATTAGATACTGAGAACGTCACCTCGATTAACTACGATAACCAACAGGTGATTGGCAGTGCCCTTGCTTACTTGCAAGAGCAGGGCTTATCCGAGATCGGCTTTATCGGTGTTGATCCTAGTGACAAATCGACGGGTGAATTACGTCTGAACGCCTATCTGAATTGGTGTAGTGACAACAACATTAAGCCAAACTACCAGACTGGTGCTTTGCACCATGAGAGTGCCTACCAACTGGTTGACCTAGTGCTTAGATCGACGACTCAAGCGATCGCTTGTGCGAGTGATACATTAGCACTGGGCGTGATAAAACGTCTGCAAGAGTTGCAACGTGAAGATGTGATGGTAACTGGGGTCGGTGGCAGTGATCTGCTTTCATTTTTATTCCCACGTGTATTTAGTATTGATCCTGGTTATCAATCTGCGGGTACTTTGGCTGCTAAGTTGCTGATATCTCAATTACTTGGTCAAACTCCTATCTCTCATCATACCCAAAAGCCCATCGTTTAA
- a CDS encoding MliC family protein: MKRQYTVCLFTLAALMGCSQSEVVEKDISSGEYMTYQCESDQTFDVAYGDGQAVLRLPDNQYRLKHVVSASGAKYISDAETTEQMDAITLFTKGEHARLELGRVTYRNCRIQ; encoded by the coding sequence ATGAAGAGACAGTATACCGTTTGCCTATTTACATTGGCAGCACTGATGGGATGTTCTCAATCTGAGGTGGTAGAGAAAGATATCTCCAGTGGTGAATACATGACTTACCAGTGCGAATCTGACCAAACATTTGATGTTGCTTACGGTGACGGGCAAGCGGTTCTTCGACTGCCTGATAACCAATATCGCCTTAAACACGTGGTGTCTGCTTCTGGTGCTAAGTATATTAGTGATGCCGAAACCACGGAACAGATGGACGCCATCACCCTGTTTACCAAAGGCGAACATGCTCGATTGGAACTTGGAAGAGTGACTTACCGCAACTGCCGTATCCAATAA
- the gmhB gene encoding D-glycero-beta-D-manno-heptose 1,7-bisphosphate 7-phosphatase, giving the protein MSKPAVFLDRDGVINVDHGYVHDEHDFEYIDGVFEAAKAFKDMGYLLVLVTNQSGIARGMFSEDRFLSLTQWMDWNFVDNGVELDGIYYCPHHAEHGIGEYKQDCDCRKPKPGMFISARDFLKIDMAKSVMIGDKAEDMMAAEAAGVGTKVLVRTGKPVTEKGEALASVVLDSIADVPAYLKR; this is encoded by the coding sequence TTGTCAAAACCGGCTGTATTTTTAGATCGTGATGGCGTAATTAACGTTGACCACGGCTACGTGCATGATGAGCATGATTTCGAGTATATCGACGGCGTCTTTGAAGCAGCAAAAGCCTTCAAAGACATGGGATACCTTTTAGTATTGGTCACCAACCAGTCAGGTATCGCTCGTGGTATGTTTAGCGAAGACCGCTTTCTATCTTTAACTCAATGGATGGACTGGAATTTCGTCGACAATGGCGTAGAGTTAGATGGTATTTACTACTGTCCACATCATGCAGAGCACGGTATTGGCGAATATAAGCAAGATTGCGATTGTCGCAAGCCCAAGCCTGGAATGTTCATTTCGGCGCGTGACTTCTTGAAGATTGATATGGCGAAGTCAGTCATGATCGGCGACAAAGCGGAAGACATGATGGCAGCAGAAGCTGCAGGTGTTGGCACTAAGGTGCTCGTCAGAACGGGTAAACCGGTTACAGAAAAAGGTGAAGCCTTAGCGAGCGTAGTCCTCGATAGCATTGCAGACGTGCCTGCTTACCTGAAGCGTTAA
- the metN gene encoding methionine ABC transporter ATP-binding protein MetN yields the protein MIKVNQVNKVFYQGAKEINALIDINLHIPQGQIFGVIGSSGAGKSTLIRCVNMLEAPTSGEVIVDGVDLTKLSKSELSEARRNIGMIFQHFNLLSSRTVFNNVALPLELAGTDKAIIEEKVSQLLELVGLADKRDSYPSNLSGGQKQRVAIARALASDPKVLLCDEATSALDPATTQSILELLKEINRKLNITMLLITHEMDVVKSICHEVAIIGGGELVEKGTVGDIFAHPKTELAHQFIRSTLDLSIPEDYEVRLQTTRVEGSYPLVRLEFTGATVDAPLMTQIARKFNIDVSILSSDLDYAGGVKFGMMVAELFGTEADDNAAIEFLREHNVKVEVLGYVL from the coding sequence ATGATTAAAGTGAATCAAGTCAACAAGGTTTTCTATCAAGGCGCGAAAGAGATCAACGCCTTAATAGACATCAATCTTCACATCCCTCAAGGTCAGATCTTTGGCGTTATCGGCTCATCAGGTGCAGGTAAAAGTACGCTGATCCGCTGCGTGAACATGCTAGAGGCACCTACCTCAGGTGAAGTGATTGTTGATGGCGTCGACCTCACAAAGCTAAGCAAGTCAGAGTTGAGTGAAGCACGACGTAACATCGGTATGATTTTCCAACACTTTAACCTGCTCTCTTCTCGTACCGTATTCAATAATGTGGCACTGCCGCTAGAGCTTGCTGGTACAGACAAGGCAATCATCGAAGAGAAAGTGAGCCAACTGCTTGAGCTTGTTGGCCTCGCAGATAAGCGCGACAGCTACCCATCAAACCTAAGTGGTGGTCAAAAGCAGCGTGTCGCGATTGCTCGTGCACTGGCGTCTGATCCTAAAGTCCTGCTGTGTGATGAAGCGACCAGCGCACTAGATCCGGCAACGACTCAATCTATCCTTGAGCTACTTAAAGAGATCAACCGCAAGCTAAACATCACTATGCTATTGATTACTCACGAGATGGATGTCGTGAAAAGCATTTGTCATGAAGTGGCAATCATCGGAGGTGGTGAGCTGGTAGAAAAAGGCACTGTTGGCGACATTTTTGCTCACCCTAAAACAGAACTGGCGCATCAATTCATTCGCTCAACGCTCGATCTTTCTATTCCAGAAGACTACGAAGTAAGACTGCAAACAACGCGCGTTGAAGGTAGCTACCCTCTGGTCCGTCTTGAGTTTACTGGCGCCACCGTTGATGCTCCGCTAATGACTCAAATCGCACGCAAGTTCAACATCGACGTTAGCATTTTAAGCTCCGACCTCGATTACGCCGGTGGCGTGAAGTTCGGCATGATGGTCGCTGAACTTTTCGGTACAGAAGCAGACGACAACGCAGCAATCGAATTCCTACGTGAACACAATGTAAAAGTAGAGGTACTTGGCTATGTCCTTTAA
- a CDS encoding methionine ABC transporter permease, whose amino-acid sequence MSFNEITDWLSLNGNLLLGATWETLYMVAVAGIVGFAVGIPLGVILHTTKKGGLLENTKLNKILGAIVNVGRSVPFLVLMVAIIPLTKLLIGTFIGTTAAIVPLTIGAIPFVARLIEGALLEVPTGLVEAAQSMGATPTQIITKVLLPEALPTIINSVTITLVTLVSYSAMAGTVGGGGLGDVAIRYGFHRYDVTIMAVTVVMLIVLVQIIQSIGDSIVRRVDHR is encoded by the coding sequence ATGTCCTTTAATGAAATCACAGATTGGTTAAGTCTTAACGGAAACCTACTACTTGGCGCGACTTGGGAAACGCTCTACATGGTCGCAGTAGCTGGCATCGTCGGTTTCGCTGTAGGTATTCCACTTGGCGTTATTCTGCACACCACTAAAAAAGGGGGTTTGTTAGAAAACACCAAGCTAAACAAAATTCTTGGCGCAATAGTGAACGTCGGGCGTTCTGTACCTTTCCTAGTATTGATGGTTGCTATCATCCCACTGACTAAACTACTGATCGGTACGTTTATTGGTACAACAGCAGCGATTGTTCCTCTGACTATTGGCGCAATCCCATTCGTGGCTCGCCTTATTGAGGGAGCGCTATTAGAAGTACCAACCGGGCTTGTTGAAGCAGCACAATCTATGGGCGCAACACCAACGCAGATCATCACAAAAGTTCTGCTACCTGAAGCGTTACCCACTATTATCAATTCAGTAACCATCACACTAGTCACTCTAGTGAGCTACTCTGCAATGGCTGGTACCGTGGGCGGTGGTGGTCTCGGTGACGTAGCGATTCGTTATGGCTTCCACCGCTATGATGTAACGATTATGGCTGTCACTGTGGTGATGCTGATCGTTCTAGTTCAAATCATTCAATCCATTGGTGACTCGATTGTTCGCCGTGTTGATCACAGATAA
- the metQ gene encoding methionine ABC transporter substrate-binding lipoprotein MetQ codes for MKFSLKSLLAIAAAASALVLSGCGEKEIDTSKVKVGVMAGAEAQVAEVAAKVAKEKFGLDVELVTFTDYVTPNAALDDGSIDINAFQHKPYLDQQVADRGYKLTIAGNTFVYPIAGYSKQVTSVDEIQDGARIAVPNDPTNLGRSLLLLEQQGLLELRDGVGLLATVRDIVGNPKNLTIVELDAAQLPRSLDDVALSIINTTYASSINLTPQKDGVFVEGKESPYVNLIVSREENLNAENVQNFVKAYQTEEVYNAASDIFQGGVVKGW; via the coding sequence ATGAAATTCAGTCTAAAAAGCTTACTTGCTATCGCAGCCGCGGCATCAGCGCTCGTGCTATCTGGTTGTGGCGAAAAAGAGATCGACACATCAAAAGTTAAAGTCGGTGTTATGGCAGGCGCAGAAGCTCAAGTAGCAGAAGTTGCGGCTAAAGTTGCAAAAGAGAAGTTCGGTCTAGACGTTGAACTTGTCACCTTTACTGACTACGTGACACCAAACGCAGCATTAGATGACGGTTCAATCGACATCAACGCGTTCCAGCACAAGCCATACCTAGACCAGCAAGTTGCTGACCGTGGCTACAAGCTTACTATCGCGGGCAACACATTTGTTTACCCAATTGCAGGTTACTCTAAGCAAGTGACTTCTGTTGACGAGATTCAAGACGGTGCACGTATCGCGGTACCAAACGATCCAACAAACCTAGGTCGTTCTCTACTGCTTCTTGAGCAACAAGGTCTACTAGAACTTCGCGACGGTGTTGGCCTTCTTGCAACCGTGCGTGACATCGTAGGTAACCCAAAGAACCTAACTATCGTTGAACTAGACGCAGCACAACTTCCACGTTCACTGGATGACGTAGCGCTATCTATCATCAACACCACTTACGCAAGCTCTATCAACCTAACTCCACAAAAAGATGGTGTTTTCGTTGAAGGTAAAGAGTCTCCATACGTAAACCTAATTGTGTCACGTGAAGAGAACCTAAACGCAGAGAACGTTCAAAACTTCGTAAAAGCGTACCAAACTGAAGAAGTGTACAACGCAGCATCTGACATATTCCAAGGCGGCGTAGTAAAAGGCTGGTAA
- a CDS encoding Zn-ribbon-containing protein, whose translation MYVVELQFECFDNTTISAVDKAINGLMDALRYNGQVLGREFPVVMGEGEFFVRVVCPEQDSLHPRNHSDFVKVCFNRLSEASLLAPKMRMLGRDLNSEEAAEDEKPSWQVLYTTYVHTCSPLRSGETLLPIPLYRNPPTSNGDHKAVVKWQTEWQACDEIQMAGGCRAEHAALHEICDADSVLFKRGWDLRGRLEYLSKVPTYYYQYRVGGKSLADEQARKCPKCGGEWLLDEPLHDIFHFKCDDCRIVSNMSWDHIK comes from the coding sequence ATGTACGTTGTAGAACTTCAATTCGAGTGTTTTGATAACACCACGATTAGCGCGGTCGATAAGGCCATTAACGGTTTGATGGATGCACTGCGTTATAACGGGCAGGTATTGGGGCGTGAGTTTCCGGTTGTGATGGGTGAAGGCGAATTCTTTGTCCGTGTTGTTTGCCCTGAACAAGATAGCTTGCACCCAAGAAACCACTCAGATTTTGTGAAGGTTTGCTTTAACCGTCTGTCTGAAGCGAGCTTACTCGCGCCGAAAATGCGTATGCTTGGCCGTGATCTCAATTCTGAAGAGGCTGCCGAAGATGAAAAACCAAGCTGGCAGGTGCTTTACACCACTTATGTCCATACTTGCTCGCCATTGCGAAGCGGTGAGACATTATTGCCAATCCCGCTTTATCGCAATCCGCCGACCTCCAATGGTGACCATAAAGCGGTGGTGAAATGGCAAACGGAGTGGCAGGCGTGTGATGAAATTCAGATGGCTGGTGGCTGTCGTGCTGAACATGCAGCACTGCATGAAATTTGCGATGCTGACAGTGTGCTGTTCAAGCGCGGTTGGGATCTGCGAGGCCGTTTAGAGTACTTGTCAAAAGTACCGACATATTACTATCAGTATCGAGTCGGTGGTAAAAGTCTCGCAGATGAACAAGCCAGAAAGTGCCCGAAGTGTGGTGGTGAATGGCTGCTTGATGAACCGCTTCACGATATCTTCCATTTCAAATGCGACGACTGTCGTATCGTTTCTAATATGTCATGGGATCATATTAAGTAA